The Vibrio tasmaniensis genome includes a region encoding these proteins:
- a CDS encoding DUF58 domain-containing protein produces the protein MDFEELRHYKQGDDIRNMDWKTTMRTGKPHVRTYNEELDRNVIVCLDQRSNMFFSSIDTMKSVVAAELAALVTWRTIERHDRVSLTLLQDQSITDYPATRSPKKVLQQLNSIATANQGLNSSNDSQRVNTFDDLITHLSKRQIKRSVIIVLSDWAELNPSSLQSLKLLQRHNNLIAVMITDPMEQPQYADQLSDCVISNGQQQLNLGSGAMVKQAQMGLLKHFSETFCHVKQLMDSQALPLICVDTNGHHLKQFRDAVGCTA, from the coding sequence TTGGATTTTGAAGAGTTACGCCATTACAAACAAGGCGACGACATCCGTAATATGGATTGGAAAACGACAATGCGTACTGGCAAACCACATGTTCGGACCTACAACGAAGAACTCGACCGGAATGTCATCGTTTGCCTCGATCAGCGCAGTAATATGTTTTTCTCTTCTATTGATACGATGAAATCCGTTGTTGCGGCCGAACTGGCCGCTTTGGTTACATGGCGAACAATTGAGCGCCATGACCGAGTAAGCCTGACCTTACTGCAAGATCAAAGCATTACTGACTATCCTGCAACCCGTTCACCGAAGAAGGTTTTGCAACAACTCAATAGTATCGCGACGGCAAATCAAGGGCTTAATTCAAGTAACGATAGTCAACGAGTCAACACATTTGATGATCTCATTACTCACCTCAGTAAACGACAAATTAAACGGTCAGTGATCATCGTATTGAGTGACTGGGCAGAGCTCAATCCTTCAAGCTTGCAATCGCTTAAGTTACTTCAACGTCATAACAATTTAATCGCGGTTATGATCACCGATCCAATGGAACAACCTCAATACGCCGACCAGCTTTCAGATTGCGTGATCAGTAACGGCCAGCAGCAACTTAACCTTGGTTCAGGCGCGATGGTCAAACAGGCACAAATGGGGCTACTAAAGCATTTTTCTGAGACCTTTTGCCATGTAAAGCAGTTGATGGATAGCCAAGCGCTTCCTTTGATCTGTGTCGATACCAATGGTCATCACCTTAAACAGTTTAGAGATGCTGTGGGGTGTACTGCATGA
- a CDS encoding anaerobic sulfatase maturase, whose translation MQKVSMKDSTLIQLSPLKTADKDLSANPKYQRRFHVMAKPGGSKCNIDCQYCFYLHKEGLLHQPKQPRMDDETLERFIESYIDSHDGDEIVFSWQGGEPTMLGVEYYLKIVILQKKYKPVGVTIHNDLQTNGLLLNEEWCQFLKKNNFLVGLSIDGPRELHDVYRVTRSGKPTFDRVMKAAQLLKSHNVPFNALTVVNNENVKHPLAVYRFLTQELGASYVQFTPCVEATEFTDTAPQFWQDKSSSVSSDINSTMKTRTEHSTHSDNVIFSTQNDSLVTDWSVSPKDWGDFLIAVFEEWVNNDLGKVLVNYFETAVAQKMGFPSQMCTTAEFCGKGIAIEHNGDVFSCDHYVYPEYQLGNINDSKLNNLVFSTRQEAFGMAKRDSLPQQCKRCVHLSLCGGGCPKDRLSKASDDELGLNYLCSGFKAFYDYADPILNGLVALLQRNKPTPFANNG comes from the coding sequence ATGCAAAAAGTGTCCATGAAAGACTCCACTCTAATCCAACTTAGCCCCTTAAAGACCGCTGATAAAGACTTGAGTGCCAATCCAAAATACCAACGTCGCTTTCACGTAATGGCAAAACCAGGAGGGTCTAAGTGCAACATAGATTGCCAATATTGCTTTTACCTGCATAAGGAAGGGTTGTTGCATCAACCAAAACAACCTCGCATGGATGATGAAACGTTGGAGCGTTTCATTGAAAGTTATATTGACAGTCATGATGGCGATGAAATTGTATTTTCATGGCAAGGTGGTGAGCCCACAATGCTTGGTGTCGAATATTATCTGAAAATTGTCATCCTTCAAAAAAAATACAAACCCGTTGGCGTGACCATTCACAATGACCTTCAAACTAATGGTTTGTTACTCAATGAGGAATGGTGCCAATTTCTGAAAAAAAACAACTTTTTGGTCGGGCTATCCATCGATGGTCCGCGTGAATTACATGATGTTTATCGTGTCACACGCTCTGGAAAACCAACCTTTGACAGAGTAATGAAAGCCGCTCAGTTGTTGAAATCACACAACGTACCATTTAACGCCCTGACCGTCGTCAATAACGAAAACGTCAAACATCCATTAGCCGTATACCGATTTTTGACTCAAGAATTGGGCGCAAGCTATGTCCAATTTACACCTTGTGTCGAAGCTACTGAATTCACCGATACGGCTCCTCAGTTCTGGCAAGATAAATCTTCGTCAGTTAGCTCTGATATTAATTCGACGATGAAAACTCGCACTGAGCATTCTACCCATAGCGACAACGTTATTTTTTCTACACAAAATGACTCATTGGTGACTGACTGGTCGGTTTCACCTAAAGATTGGGGTGACTTTTTGATTGCGGTATTTGAAGAGTGGGTCAATAACGATTTAGGCAAAGTATTGGTCAACTATTTCGAAACTGCTGTCGCGCAAAAGATGGGTTTTCCTTCTCAAATGTGCACTACAGCCGAGTTTTGTGGCAAAGGTATCGCAATAGAACACAATGGTGATGTGTTTTCTTGCGACCATTATGTGTATCCCGAATATCAACTCGGGAACATCAACGACAGTAAATTAAACAACCTAGTGTTCTCAACTCGACAAGAAGCCTTTGGCATGGCCAAGCGTGATAGCCTGCCACAGCAGTGTAAACGCTGTGTTCATCTGTCTCTTTGTGGAGGGGGGTGCCCTAAAGATCGCTTGTCAAAAGCAAGCGATGATGAGCTAGGTTTAAACTATTTGTGCTCTGGATTTAAAGCATTCTATGACTACGCAGATCCTATCCTGAATGGTTTAGTTGCTTTGCTTCAACGTAACAAACCAACTCCTTTCGCAAATAATGGCTAA
- a CDS encoding vWA domain-containing protein: MSDFLNSLVLGYPAWFFLLPLPLFVMRRAPPFQTKNTAIKVPFFTSVLCILAVSPNEGANELKPTRWQIRLLLLNWLMLITALAQPVLLGAVQSQQLFARDIMVVTDLSGSMAKTDFTDKNGTNISRLDAAKNVLAEFASQRQGDRLGLILFGDSAFIQTPFTTDQKVWLELLNQTDVGMAGQSTHLGDAIGLTLKAFKESNHKSTAEPKDKVAIILTDGNDTGSHVPPIEAAKMAKQRGITLHVIAMGDPATAGEDAMDMTVIERIAEESGGQAFQALDSEELSQAYQTINELELTEFESQQFQPKQSIHHLFVGIALIVSLCLISLSLWRQRRVR, encoded by the coding sequence ATGAGTGACTTTTTAAACAGCCTTGTTTTGGGCTATCCCGCATGGTTTTTCCTTTTGCCCCTCCCCTTATTCGTTATGCGTAGGGCTCCGCCATTTCAAACCAAAAACACCGCAATAAAAGTCCCATTTTTCACTTCGGTTTTGTGTATTTTGGCGGTTTCCCCTAATGAGGGAGCTAACGAGCTTAAACCTACCCGTTGGCAAATACGATTGTTGTTACTCAACTGGTTAATGCTCATTACCGCGTTAGCGCAACCCGTTTTGCTCGGAGCGGTTCAAAGCCAGCAACTCTTTGCACGAGATATTATGGTCGTGACCGACTTATCTGGCTCGATGGCAAAAACAGATTTTACCGACAAGAACGGTACCAATATCAGTCGACTTGATGCCGCTAAAAACGTATTGGCTGAATTTGCATCCCAACGTCAAGGCGACCGCCTAGGACTTATTTTGTTTGGTGACTCAGCGTTTATCCAGACTCCATTTACGACGGACCAAAAGGTTTGGCTAGAGTTACTCAACCAAACTGATGTTGGCATGGCAGGACAATCGACCCACCTAGGTGATGCGATTGGACTCACACTTAAAGCATTCAAAGAATCAAATCATAAATCCACTGCAGAGCCGAAAGACAAGGTCGCCATTATTCTTACTGATGGCAATGATACTGGCAGCCATGTTCCGCCTATAGAGGCGGCAAAAATGGCAAAGCAAAGAGGCATAACACTGCACGTTATTGCGATGGGTGACCCAGCGACTGCGGGTGAAGATGCGATGGATATGACGGTTATTGAACGCATTGCCGAGGAGTCTGGAGGACAAGCATTTCAAGCTCTCGACAGCGAAGAACTTTCGCAAGCGTATCAAACAATCAATGAACTAGAGTTGACCGAGTTTGAGAGTCAACAGTTTCAACCTAAGCAATCTATTCATCATCTATTTGTCGGTATCGCACTTATCGTCAGCCTGTGTTTGATTTCCCTTTCTTTATGGAGACAACGTCGTGTTCGATAA
- a CDS encoding response regulator → MSFPVLICDDSALARKQMARSLPSSLNADITFAVHGLNALEELAQNQFKLMFLDLTMPELDGYGTLEEMQRLGDNTPVVVVSGDIQPKAQQRVMDLGAKAFLQKPIDKEALKGILRELVEPPTQPQVVTPTALDLPILRRRDIYMEVANVAIGRAADALARHFDVFVHLPLPNVNILEVSELHMALRDLADNDQVSGVCQGFSGEGIAGEALVLLSDSSVSDLKKLMKVPTDSEQLEELELLMDVSNILVGSFLNGLGEQSEVRFFQSSPVLLGQHISIDSVIENTGGSFKKTMTFEVSYNIDGTSIRCDLLFMFVDESLPLLDNKLAYLMEEF, encoded by the coding sequence ATGTCGTTCCCAGTTCTTATATGTGATGATTCTGCATTAGCAAGGAAGCAGATGGCTCGATCACTGCCTAGTTCTCTAAATGCAGATATAACTTTTGCTGTTCATGGGCTTAATGCACTTGAAGAGTTAGCTCAAAACCAGTTTAAACTGATGTTCCTCGACTTGACCATGCCAGAGCTAGATGGCTATGGCACATTGGAAGAGATGCAACGCTTAGGTGATAACACACCTGTTGTCGTTGTTTCCGGTGACATCCAGCCAAAAGCGCAGCAGAGGGTCATGGACCTCGGTGCTAAAGCGTTTTTACAAAAACCGATCGATAAAGAAGCGTTAAAAGGTATTTTACGTGAACTTGTTGAGCCGCCAACGCAGCCTCAGGTGGTTACCCCTACCGCTTTAGATCTCCCAATACTACGCAGACGCGATATCTACATGGAAGTGGCGAACGTAGCAATCGGCCGCGCCGCCGATGCACTGGCGCGCCATTTTGATGTATTTGTCCATTTACCACTACCGAACGTGAATATTTTGGAAGTGAGTGAATTGCACATGGCACTTCGCGATTTAGCAGACAACGACCAAGTGTCGGGTGTTTGCCAAGGCTTTAGCGGAGAAGGCATTGCAGGTGAAGCGTTAGTATTGCTGAGTGATTCCAGTGTGAGCGATCTTAAAAAGCTCATGAAAGTACCAACAGATAGCGAACAGCTTGAAGAATTAGAACTGCTAATGGATGTATCGAATATCCTTGTGGGTTCATTCCTGAACGGGTTAGGGGAGCAGTCAGAAGTTCGTTTCTTCCAGAGCTCTCCTGTGTTGCTTGGTCAACACATCTCAATCGATTCCGTTATTGAAAATACCGGCGGCTCATTCAAAAAGACGATGACTTTCGAAGTAAGCTATAACATAGACGGCACTTCAATCCGTTGTGACCTTCTATTCATGTTTGTTGATGAATCTTTGCCACTTCTAGATAATAAATTGGCCTACCTAATGGAGGAGTTTTAA
- a CDS encoding BatD family protein — protein sequence MNLLFKRVFTVILLNLLCYQGAFASEKSTSDTLNEQVSLTSWLSSSNDSTTVSVNEPIYLYIEVATSRWFTAGTQIGDIEVPNLIAPQRDLSATNFNRRKNGNSWSHQRWQIPVYTYKSGQYTIPPIDVTVQFNASNGQDVNVQFATQPLHFTAQLPSAQLTGQRPSVVSSKASLQQNWGFSNDQHELRVGDSITRKVELQAQNSLAMLLPTLLPSSLDKGAKNYDKPVVLDDHRVRTSYQAKRQEERTYIIQNGGTLTLPPIDILWWNTKTQKIEHLSVPGTELQVRHTFTSWWKAYWIYVAALALAGVAFERGCRYWRHYWNNHPTPLIISFLSAIKEQRWAHSRTLIYTLLRRNTELVELKKLSSDLQWQRISSQLQTDEKNSRAVVFYCWLKITNKHLAKIANSLGKLMLLDKNKR from the coding sequence ATGAATCTTCTATTTAAACGTGTATTTACCGTTATTTTGCTCAATCTACTTTGTTATCAAGGTGCGTTTGCAAGTGAGAAGTCAACTTCTGACACGCTGAACGAACAGGTATCACTGACAAGTTGGCTTAGTAGCAGCAACGACAGCACAACGGTCTCGGTTAATGAACCTATTTACCTCTATATCGAGGTGGCGACGTCTCGTTGGTTTACAGCGGGGACGCAAATTGGTGATATCGAAGTGCCGAATTTAATCGCCCCACAACGTGACCTTTCAGCGACCAACTTTAATCGACGTAAAAATGGCAACAGTTGGTCACATCAACGTTGGCAGATCCCAGTCTATACTTACAAAAGTGGCCAGTACACAATCCCTCCGATAGACGTTACCGTACAATTTAATGCGTCTAATGGTCAGGATGTCAACGTCCAGTTTGCTACCCAGCCTTTGCATTTCACGGCTCAACTACCTTCTGCGCAACTTACAGGACAGCGACCAAGCGTCGTATCGAGCAAAGCATCACTACAGCAAAACTGGGGCTTTTCAAATGACCAACATGAGTTAAGAGTCGGTGACAGTATTACTCGTAAAGTTGAGCTACAAGCTCAAAATAGCTTGGCGATGCTGCTGCCAACGCTCTTGCCCTCTTCTCTTGATAAAGGTGCAAAAAACTACGACAAGCCAGTGGTACTTGATGATCACCGCGTAAGAACGAGCTACCAAGCCAAACGTCAAGAAGAAAGGACTTACATTATCCAAAATGGTGGAACCTTGACCCTGCCCCCGATTGATATTTTATGGTGGAATACCAAAACCCAGAAAATTGAACATTTATCAGTGCCGGGAACTGAACTTCAAGTACGCCACACGTTCACTTCTTGGTGGAAGGCTTATTGGATATATGTCGCTGCTTTAGCGTTAGCCGGAGTCGCCTTTGAGCGGGGCTGTAGATACTGGCGTCATTACTGGAACAATCACCCAACACCTTTGATTATTTCATTTCTATCTGCCATCAAAGAGCAGCGCTGGGCGCATTCTCGCACTCTCATTTATACCCTGTTAAGACGTAACACTGAGTTAGTTGAGCTTAAAAAGCTATCGTCCGACCTTCAGTGGCAACGAATAAGTTCGCAGCTGCAAACAGACGAGAAAAATAGTCGTGCTGTTGTATTCTATTGTTGGCTTAAGATTACAAATAAACACCTAGCTAAAATCGCCAACTCACTTGGGAAATTAATGCTATTGGATAAAAATAAGCGTTGA
- a CDS encoding PAS domain-containing protein, which translates to MLNLPAEFEQFHWMVDMVQNVDMGLVVINRDFEVQVWNGFMTHHSGKQSHDAIGKSIFELFPEIPEEWFRLKTKPVYDLGCRSFITWPQRPYLFKCRNVRPVTQQADFMYQNVTLNPMRSPTGQITSLFLSIQDATAEALSAQKN; encoded by the coding sequence ATGTTGAATCTTCCTGCTGAATTTGAACAGTTCCACTGGATGGTGGACATGGTTCAGAACGTCGACATGGGGCTGGTGGTTATTAATCGCGATTTTGAGGTGCAAGTTTGGAATGGCTTTATGACTCACCATAGCGGTAAGCAATCACATGATGCTATCGGTAAGTCGATCTTTGAGTTATTCCCTGAAATCCCAGAAGAGTGGTTTAGGCTGAAAACCAAGCCAGTCTATGATTTAGGTTGTCGCAGCTTTATTACATGGCCACAAAGACCTTACCTGTTCAAGTGCCGTAATGTTCGCCCTGTTACTCAACAAGCTGATTTCATGTACCAGAACGTGACGCTAAACCCGATGCGTTCGCCTACTGGACAAATCACTTCATTGTTCTTGTCGATTCAAGATGCGACTGCAGAAGCGTTAAGCGCTCAAAAGAATTAA
- a CDS encoding VWA domain-containing protein, translating into MFDNLDLLIILKQFHFIRPQWLLLLPIVAMIVWLQWKKDNSTKAFPNLPEHLETALVVNGSDWRANLPLKLLSVVLPLAIVICAGPTWQRQASPNDQAQSALLILLDSSNSMLNQDVAPNRLERSKQKIQDLLELRGSGSTGLIAYSGSAHLAMPLTDDPRVLVPYLTAISPDIMPAKGKHLGLTLPLIKAQFDGLNVPTSLLILSDTLPMNELEKVAHYFASTDHQLIILAMNADKTDRSLLDLAKKSDGNLYYFTTDNTDIASISRQIKLHAELNSESVLPWKDAGYLLLFPLTLLYLMWFRRGWLVQWCVLGLITTNILIVPTASAQQTRDENQVQTENTTQRNKTESNQQEISWLERSQQVFISLWITQDQLGQWYSSQGEPKLAAAHFVSPQHKAMAYFNAGEYEQAASIWVAYDDFESQFNLAMALVGQREYVAAKKLYQQLLERQPDNDDVAKNLKVVSDFIQFINDFSEGQSRSDEGQNEQSFSLPDDQPQTADGHEQNVMPDSKIELPISADEMLANPDITEQWLQRVEAGPEFFLKNKFSLQYRESKL; encoded by the coding sequence GTGTTCGATAACCTTGATCTTCTAATCATACTGAAGCAGTTCCACTTTATTCGTCCGCAGTGGCTGCTTCTGCTACCCATTGTTGCAATGATAGTGTGGTTACAGTGGAAAAAAGACAACAGCACCAAAGCATTTCCTAACCTCCCTGAGCATTTAGAGACGGCTTTAGTAGTGAATGGTTCTGATTGGCGAGCAAATCTGCCACTAAAATTGCTCTCAGTGGTACTTCCACTCGCTATCGTTATTTGTGCGGGTCCCACATGGCAACGCCAAGCCTCACCAAATGATCAGGCGCAATCTGCCTTACTGATTTTGCTCGATAGCAGTAACAGCATGCTCAATCAAGATGTGGCACCAAACCGACTTGAGCGTAGTAAGCAAAAGATACAAGATCTTCTTGAGCTCAGAGGGAGTGGCTCAACGGGGTTAATTGCCTATTCAGGTTCGGCGCATCTTGCTATGCCACTCACTGATGACCCACGGGTTCTCGTACCCTATTTGACGGCAATATCCCCTGATATCATGCCAGCAAAGGGAAAACACCTCGGTTTAACACTGCCTTTGATCAAAGCACAGTTTGACGGGCTTAACGTACCCACCAGTCTGCTTATTCTGAGTGATACTCTGCCTATGAATGAATTAGAGAAGGTGGCGCATTATTTCGCCTCTACTGATCATCAACTGATTATTCTCGCAATGAACGCAGATAAGACGGATCGGTCTTTACTAGACTTAGCTAAAAAATCTGACGGAAACTTATATTACTTCACCACAGATAACACCGATATTGCTTCCATTAGTCGGCAAATAAAACTTCATGCTGAGCTCAACAGTGAGTCTGTATTGCCATGGAAAGACGCCGGTTATTTATTGCTGTTTCCTTTAACTTTACTTTATTTAATGTGGTTTCGACGCGGCTGGCTGGTTCAGTGGTGCGTATTGGGTTTAATCACCACAAATATTTTGATTGTACCGACGGCATCAGCCCAGCAAACGCGAGATGAAAACCAAGTCCAAACAGAAAATACCACGCAGCGAAATAAAACGGAGAGTAATCAACAAGAAATCAGTTGGTTAGAACGAAGCCAGCAGGTGTTCATTAGTCTGTGGATTACGCAAGATCAGCTTGGTCAATGGTACTCATCTCAAGGAGAGCCGAAACTGGCCGCCGCGCACTTTGTTTCTCCGCAACACAAAGCGATGGCGTACTTTAACGCTGGTGAATACGAGCAAGCCGCTTCAATTTGGGTTGCATATGACGACTTTGAATCTCAATTCAATTTGGCGATGGCATTAGTGGGCCAACGTGAATACGTCGCAGCAAAAAAGCTGTATCAGCAACTGCTTGAGCGTCAACCAGATAATGATGATGTCGCAAAAAACTTGAAAGTCGTTAGTGATTTTATTCAGTTTATTAATGATTTTAGTGAAGGTCAGAGTCGGAGTGATGAAGGACAAAACGAACAATCGTTTTCTTTACCTGATGACCAGCCACAAACCGCCGATGGCCATGAGCAAAATGTCATGCCAGATTCGAAAATAGAGCTGCCAATCTCAGCTGATGAAATGCTAGCGAATCCAGATATCACAGAGCAATGGCTACAAAGAGTTGAAGCCGGCCCTGAGTTCTTTCTTAAAAACAAGTTCTCTTTGCAATACCGAGAATCAAAATTATGA
- a CDS encoding DUF4381 family protein translates to MIMGQSNGAFLFKNMAAVKEPEALSILPLATGWQLLAVALLVYLICRVWRVIIRYRRNRYRRAALKDLKMFIPIYPESAELFSLMKSVSVVVESSTASLQGDDFLQWLDDYLPNDEMKFDDEIGQLWQQSCFDPKCHLTNKQWGDLCHRCECWLRHHPLAKVNT, encoded by the coding sequence ATGATAATGGGACAGTCAAATGGCGCCTTTTTATTTAAGAATATGGCCGCCGTGAAAGAACCAGAAGCACTATCGATATTGCCACTCGCGACTGGTTGGCAACTACTTGCAGTTGCATTGCTTGTTTACCTAATTTGTCGAGTATGGCGTGTCATCATTCGATATCGACGCAACCGATATAGAAGGGCCGCCCTCAAAGATCTCAAAATGTTCATTCCTATCTATCCAGAATCAGCGGAGCTGTTCAGCCTAATGAAAAGTGTCTCAGTAGTAGTTGAAAGCTCAACAGCCTCGCTCCAAGGCGATGACTTCTTGCAATGGCTAGACGACTATTTACCAAACGACGAGATGAAGTTCGATGATGAAATTGGTCAGCTCTGGCAGCAAAGCTGCTTTGACCCAAAATGCCATTTAACGAATAAGCAATGGGGTGATTTATGCCACCGTTGTGAATGTTGGTTACGCCACCACCCTCTAGCGAAGGTAAACACATGA
- a CDS encoding GMP reductase — protein MRIEQELKLGFKDVLFRPKRSTLKSRSQVELTRDFTFKHSGRQWSGTPVIAANMDSVASFEMAAALAEHGVMTAVHKHYTVEQWAEFAKTADKKTLNNVFVSTGTSEAEFEKVKKIMALSEEFVFICIDIANGYSEHLVEFVQKVRAEFPTKVISAGNVVTGDMVEELILAGADIVKVGIGPGSVCTTRVKTGVGYPQLSAIIECGDAAHGLGGMIIGDGGCSCAGDVSKAFGGGADFVMLGGMLAGHSESGGEVVEQDGKQYMKFYGMSSQSAMDKHSGGVAKYRAAEGKTVLLPYRGSVHNTISDILGGVRSTCTYVGAAKLKELTKRTTFIRVQEQENNVFGKE, from the coding sequence ATGCGTATCGAACAAGAACTTAAGTTAGGTTTCAAAGATGTACTCTTCCGTCCGAAGCGTTCTACCCTTAAAAGCCGTTCTCAAGTTGAATTAACCCGCGATTTTACATTCAAGCATAGCGGTCGTCAATGGTCTGGTACTCCAGTAATTGCAGCGAACATGGATTCGGTAGCAAGCTTTGAAATGGCAGCCGCTCTAGCAGAGCACGGTGTTATGACTGCAGTACACAAGCACTACACAGTTGAGCAGTGGGCTGAGTTTGCTAAAACAGCAGACAAGAAAACTCTGAACAACGTTTTTGTATCAACAGGTACTTCTGAAGCTGAGTTCGAGAAAGTTAAGAAGATTATGGCGCTTAGCGAAGAGTTCGTATTCATCTGTATCGATATCGCTAACGGCTACTCAGAGCACCTTGTTGAGTTTGTACAAAAAGTGCGTGCTGAATTCCCTACTAAAGTTATCTCTGCGGGTAACGTTGTAACAGGTGACATGGTTGAAGAGCTAATCCTAGCTGGCGCAGACATCGTTAAGGTTGGTATCGGCCCTGGTTCAGTTTGTACTACACGTGTTAAAACAGGTGTAGGTTACCCTCAACTTTCTGCAATCATCGAGTGTGGCGACGCGGCACACGGCCTTGGCGGCATGATCATCGGTGACGGTGGCTGTTCATGTGCGGGTGACGTATCTAAAGCGTTCGGCGGCGGTGCTGACTTCGTAATGCTAGGCGGCATGCTAGCAGGTCACTCTGAGTCAGGCGGTGAAGTAGTAGAGCAAGACGGCAAGCAATACATGAAATTTTATGGCATGTCATCTCAGTCGGCTATGGATAAGCACTCAGGTGGTGTTGCTAAGTACCGTGCTGCGGAAGGTAAAACTGTTTTACTTCCATACCGTGGTTCAGTTCACAACACAATTTCTGACATCCTTGGTGGTGTACGTTCAACTTGTACATACGTAGGCGCAGCAAAGCTTAAAGAGCTAACTAAGCGTACGACTTTCATCCGTGTACAAGAGCAAGAGAACAACGTATTCGGTAAAGAGTAA
- a CDS encoding AAA family ATPase, whose protein sequence is MKTAQAAIRSLSDQLEQELIGQSHVVDALIIALITQGHILLEGLPGTAKTRAVKAFATGLNASFGRIQFTPDLLPSDVTGTDIYREKSDSLSLDFQPGPIFNNIVLADEINRAPAKVQAALLEAMAEQTVTIGGKTHSLPDVFLVMATQNPIEQDGTYPLPEAQMDRFELKIQVDYPDDAAELAIIKLVRSEMANANSKQATPTKTEPFDMNAITIARNALPTLHASDIVENYIVALVMATRHPERYPNANLSQWIETGASPRASIALDRCARAHAWLQGRNYVEPDDVRAVAMPVLGHRIAFTFDAIAAGVQPSQVVNELLDHVLIG, encoded by the coding sequence ATCAAAACGGCTCAAGCCGCAATTCGTTCACTATCAGATCAACTTGAGCAAGAGTTAATTGGTCAATCACATGTTGTCGATGCACTGATTATTGCTCTAATTACACAAGGTCATATTCTGCTAGAGGGTTTACCTGGGACGGCTAAAACACGTGCAGTCAAAGCCTTTGCCACTGGTCTTAATGCCTCTTTTGGCCGTATTCAATTTACTCCGGACTTGCTCCCTTCCGATGTCACTGGCACAGATATATACCGCGAAAAAAGCGATTCTCTCAGCCTAGATTTCCAACCTGGTCCTATTTTCAACAATATCGTGCTTGCCGATGAAATCAACCGCGCACCAGCCAAAGTGCAAGCAGCATTGCTTGAAGCGATGGCTGAACAGACCGTCACTATTGGTGGAAAAACACACTCTTTGCCCGATGTATTTTTGGTAATGGCAACACAAAACCCGATAGAACAAGACGGAACCTATCCGTTACCAGAAGCTCAAATGGATCGATTTGAGCTCAAAATTCAGGTCGATTACCCAGACGATGCCGCTGAGTTGGCGATCATTAAATTGGTCCGTTCAGAGATGGCTAATGCCAATAGCAAGCAAGCTACACCGACTAAAACTGAACCGTTTGATATGAATGCAATTACTATCGCTCGCAATGCACTGCCTACTTTGCATGCTTCAGACATCGTTGAAAACTATATTGTTGCTTTAGTCATGGCAACTCGTCACCCAGAGCGATATCCCAACGCAAATCTAAGTCAATGGATCGAAACTGGCGCTAGTCCAAGAGCATCAATCGCTTTAGATCGTTGCGCTCGAGCTCACGCTTGGCTACAAGGACGCAACTACGTTGAGCCTGATGACGTTCGTGCTGTCGCGATGCCGGTATTAGGACATCGAATCGCATTCACATTTGACGCCATCGCAGCTGGAGTTCAGCCCTCTCAAGTCGTTAATGAATTACTTGATCATGTTTTAATTGGTTAG